GCAATTACCAATGATACTGGATATAAATCCAGTGCACAGAATATATATAGAAGTTTTAAGTTTCGTTCACAAATTGTCGAAGAAAAATTTGGTGAGGGTACAAGTGACCCCGCAATATTTGGACAATTAATGATTGATTCTGGTGTGAATAGCGAAGAAATAAGACAAAAACTGTTTAAAAATATAAGGCTATTACCTTCCAGAGCAAAATTCAGGAAACAGATAGAGAAATGGGCTGCCAGTGCTTTAGAAGAAATTGCAGATTAAACAGTAAAAGTACTATTAATAATTGAGGACAAAGGATGGCAAATTGGTCAGAATCGTTTTTTGAAGGCGTCGATACTTTCTTTGCCTGGTTAAGTACTTCTTTAAAGCAAACTACAGAGTCCTATATTGATTTGGAGACAGCAGATAGCCCTACTGTATTAGTTAATCATGATGGCTCATTGCTGTCGATATTAAAAATTGAAGGGATTACTGGATTGGCAGGCCCAGAAGAATTTGAACGACTGGTTGAGGGCTTAGCTAACTCATTTCAAGCCGCTATGGGCCGGCCTGGCCATGCACTACAAGTTTATTTCAGTCATGATAAGCAAAACATAGTAAAAATGATCAAGGATATTTATGATCCTGCGGAAGCAACAGCAAACCGTCTTGAACTTAATTTAAGAGATTTATTTGAAGAGCGGGTCAATTATTTATCGCAATATTGTGCAGAGGAGCGTGTTTATTTTGTTTTATATACGAGACCATTTAATTTAGCGAGTGACCAGTTAAAAGCTGCAAACAAAGCAAAAATGAAGATGATCAAGGATACAAAGGCTCCACCCTTTAAAAACTCACAAACGATTTTTGCGGCCGTTCCGGAAATAAGAGATACGCATGATGCTTATGTGCGCGCAATTCTTAATGATTTGGATGCCCTTAATGTGATAGCTAAGCTGCTCGAGGTACATGATGCTGTACACGCCATACGTATGACAGGTGATCCTGATTATACTGCAGATGACTGGCGAGCAACTTTACCTGGAGACAAAATCTCTGTTCGCGAACTCAATAATTTTGAGGGAGATCCTTCTGATTTATTATGGCCGCCGTTATCCAAGCAGGTTTTACCTAGAGATGCAGAGATTATTGATTTACGCACTGTCCGAGTAGGTGATAAAATTTATGCTTCAACCTATATTGATTTGTTCCCCAAGGACGTAAGACCGTTTATTAGTTTGTTTTCTCGTATTCTTCCCTCACATGTGCCATGGAAAATTTCTTTCTTACTGGAAAGCGAAGGATTAAGCACAATTAAATTGAAGGGGCTATTGGCCGCTATATTAAGCTTTAGCTCTGCACAGAACCGTTTAATTAGTGACTCGGTCAATCTGTTGAAATATATACAACTCAATACGGATGAGGCTATTGTCAGGCTACGTGTCGTTGCAACAACTTGGGCCCCTGAAGGCAATATACCTTTATTGAGACGAAGAAGTTCTGAGTTAGTAAAGGCTATTGAAGGATGGGGTTCTACTGATGTATCAGAGATTTGCGGGGATCCGTTTGCAGGCTTTGTGTCAAGCATGCTAGCTACTACTTTGAACAGTTCAGCTGTGGCATCCGTAGCTCCTTTATCAGATGTTATCTCAATGCTGCCTATTACAAGACCAGCATCTCCCTGGAAAACAGGAGCTCTGCTTTTTAGAACACCAGATGGTAAACCATGGCCGTTTCAACCAGGCTCAACGGAACAAACTACCTGGATTGATCTGGTTTACGCTCGCCCTGGTTCTGGTAAATCTGTGTTGTCAAATGCACTGAATTTAGCGCTTTGTCTGTCAGGTGGTTTAATGCGTTTGCCGCGCATAGCAATTATTGACATAGGTCCCTCAAGTAGTGGTTTGATTTCATTGCTAAAAGAGGCTCTCCCTGCATCCAAGCGTCATTTGGTCGCTTATCATAGATTAAGGATGACTCCAGATTATTCCATTAATCCGTTTGATACCCAATTGGGCTGCCGTTATCCAACTGCTTTGGAGCGGTCATTCCTGGTCAATTTCATGACCTTGCTAACTACACCATTAGGTGCTGCAAAGCCATATGACGGAATGGCCGATTTGGCTGGTATGGTGGTGGATGAATTGTATAAAAGTTTGGCAGATGAATTTAACCCGACTCCTTATGCTCCAGGAATAGAGGAATTTATCGATAGCATTCTGGAGGAAATAGGTTTTGTGCGAGATGCCAAATCCACTTGGTGGGAAGTTACTGACGCGCTCTATTCAGCAGGTTTTGTCCATGAAGCAATGCTGGCGCAACGATATGCAATGCCATTGTTAGCGGACGCTGCTTCTATCTGCAGAACACCCTCAATTGAGGATTTGTATGAAAAGATTACGGCTCCAACAGGTGAATCACTAATTAATGCTTTTTCAAGAATGATTTCATCGGCTGTTCGTGAATATCCTATTTTATCACGGGTTACTAGTTTTGATATTGGTGACGCAAGAGTAGTATCTCTTGATTTGGATGAAGTAGCGAAAAGCGGTGGTGATGCGGCTGATAGACAAACAGCAGTGATGTATATGTTAGCCAGATATGTATTGGCAAGACACTATTATTTAACAGAAGAAAGCTTGAATAATGTACCAGAACAATATAAAGAGTATCACAAACAGAGAGTATTAGAGATTCGAGAAGATCATAAGCGTATTGTTTATGATGAATTCCACCGCACGGCAAAATCGTCTGCTGTTCGTGAGCAAGTTATTATTGACATGCGTGAAGGGCGAAAATGGAAAGTGCAAATTTCTTTATTATCACAAGCAGTGGATGATTTTGATCCGGTAATGATTGATTTTGCTACCGCTATTTATGTTATGGACGCAGGGCCATCTCAGGCAGTTGAGAAAACCAGCCAAATTTTTGGACTTTCTGAAACAGCCAAGATCGCTTTACGTACTCGAGTTCATGGTCCTAGACAGGGTGGAGCTACTTTCCTTGCTCAATTTGCTACTAAAACAGGAATCAACGTACAATTACTGACCTTAACATTGGGGCCGGTCGAACTATGGGCCTTTAGTACTACTGCAGAAGATGCCACAGTAAGGAATCTTTTGTATAGGCATCTGGGACCAAGCGAGGCTCGACGGCTTTTAGCCGCACTGTTTCCAAATGGTACGGTAACTAAAGAATTGGAGGCTCGCCTCGCAAGTATGAAACAAAAAGTTGGATTAATTGAGGACGATGAGAGAGAGGGGATGATTAACCAATTGGTGAATGATATTCTTGAGGCTTATTCAAAAGATCCCAATGTGAAAAGCTTGCCTGCAAAAGTGGGTTGAAGCGGGTAAGATTTTTATTAGTATGTCACAATGCCCTTATTTTCTGGGTACTAATGCTTGGATATTTCCTGCTTAATTGATCTCGATTAAATTGTATTCTTGCTTATTCAATTGAGAGAGATTCTAGCGATTTATATCAATCTAATGTCTTAAATAAGTTCTTTTTGATAACTTTCACGAATAGAAATAGTTATTGGTATAACGATAAGAATCCACAGGAATAGGTACCAGGCTGGAGCCATTTTATTGTTACTTAATTCAATCAATGTAAAAGCTACCAAAGGCATAGTCCCGCCAAACAAAGCCTGGCCAATGTTATAGGATATGGAAATTCCACTTGCTCGTACACTGGTTGGAAACATTTCTGCAATAATAGTGGGTACTGTCGCATTAATTGGGGCTAAAACTAGCGCTAGTAATAATTCGCAGCACAATGCTATCCACCAACTACCACTTAATAAGAGCCAAAAAAATGGGAAGATTAGTATGCTAAGAGAAAATAAACCGATTAAAAAAATAGGCTTACGTCCTACTGCATCAGAAAGAAATCCCATCAGTGGTATTAAAACTGTCAAAAGAGCAAGCGCAATTAAATTGATTAATAATGCATCTTTTAAGAGAAAATACTCAGATTTTACTAAAAAGGTTGTGACATAGGCGATAAGTACATAATTAGCCATGGCAAGAATGCTTGTAATTATTACAGATAAAAACAATTGCTGTTTAAATTGCGTGAATACCACTTTTGCAGGAAGTTTGGTGGTATGTTTATCCTTAAGAAAGGTGGGTGATTCAAAGCTTTTAATACGCAAATAAATGCCCAAAATCCCTAAAATCCCTCCTAACAGATACGCATACCGCCATCCCCAATTTAATAGAGAATCACCTGTAAATAATGTGCTGAATATTGATGCTGTAAGCGCCCCTATAAAAATACCTAA
Above is a genomic segment from Legionella pneumophila subsp. pascullei containing:
- a CDS encoding MFS transporter, whose product is MKQNTKHSIIAGLYGNALEWYDFLLYASFAPVFAEIFFPSKIHFVSLIATFSLFAIGFIMRPIGGLLLGHYADHVGRRKALILSMSVMTISTALIAVLPDFNSWGIIAPILFSVLRLIQGLAVGGELPGSTTYLIEHMFQNRRGLAGSLVLSSAFLGIFIGALTASIFSTLFTGDSLLNWGWRYAYLLGGILGILGIYLRIKSFESPTFLKDKHTTKLPAKVVFTQFKQQLFLSVIITSILAMANYVLIAYVTTFLVKSEYFLLKDALLINLIALALLTVLIPLMGFLSDAVGRKPIFLIGLFSLSILIFPFFWLLLSGSWWIALCCELLLALVLAPINATVPTIIAEMFPTSVRASGISISYNIGQALFGGTMPLVAFTLIELSNNKMAPAWYLFLWILIVIPITISIRESYQKELI
- the icmB gene encoding type IVB secretion system protein IcmB/DotO encodes the protein MANWSESFFEGVDTFFAWLSTSLKQTTESYIDLETADSPTVLVNHDGSLLSILKIEGITGLAGPEEFERLVEGLANSFQAAMGRPGHALQVYFSHDKQNIVKMIKDIYDPAEATANRLELNLRDLFEERVNYLSQYCAEERVYFVLYTRPFNLASDQLKAANKAKMKMIKDTKAPPFKNSQTIFAAVPEIRDTHDAYVRAILNDLDALNVIAKLLEVHDAVHAIRMTGDPDYTADDWRATLPGDKISVRELNNFEGDPSDLLWPPLSKQVLPRDAEIIDLRTVRVGDKIYASTYIDLFPKDVRPFISLFSRILPSHVPWKISFLLESEGLSTIKLKGLLAAILSFSSAQNRLISDSVNLLKYIQLNTDEAIVRLRVVATTWAPEGNIPLLRRRSSELVKAIEGWGSTDVSEICGDPFAGFVSSMLATTLNSSAVASVAPLSDVISMLPITRPASPWKTGALLFRTPDGKPWPFQPGSTEQTTWIDLVYARPGSGKSVLSNALNLALCLSGGLMRLPRIAIIDIGPSSSGLISLLKEALPASKRHLVAYHRLRMTPDYSINPFDTQLGCRYPTALERSFLVNFMTLLTTPLGAAKPYDGMADLAGMVVDELYKSLADEFNPTPYAPGIEEFIDSILEEIGFVRDAKSTWWEVTDALYSAGFVHEAMLAQRYAMPLLADAASICRTPSIEDLYEKITAPTGESLINAFSRMISSAVREYPILSRVTSFDIGDARVVSLDLDEVAKSGGDAADRQTAVMYMLARYVLARHYYLTEESLNNVPEQYKEYHKQRVLEIREDHKRIVYDEFHRTAKSSAVREQVIIDMREGRKWKVQISLLSQAVDDFDPVMIDFATAIYVMDAGPSQAVEKTSQIFGLSETAKIALRTRVHGPRQGGATFLAQFATKTGINVQLLTLTLGPVELWAFSTTAEDATVRNLLYRHLGPSEARRLLAALFPNGTVTKELEARLASMKQKVGLIEDDEREGMINQLVNDILEAYSKDPNVKSLPAKVG